Proteins from a genomic interval of Periophthalmus magnuspinnatus isolate fPerMag1 chromosome 11, fPerMag1.2.pri, whole genome shotgun sequence:
- the zbtb8b gene encoding zinc finger and BTB domain-containing protein 8B — protein sequence MVDMEVPCYLPKLVADLNEQRKRDFFCDCSILVEGRVFKAHRNVLFAGSGYFRALLVHYIQDSGQRHCTASLDIVTADAFSIILDFMYSGRLDLHRNNVIEVMSAASYLQMTDLVNFCKVYINSSLEICNKERERNATAERQSKDKADSQTVTNSTGTMTSASQMEEDDADHGAAQSGTSAKTLPALSHNSPAGSSREVDSNFHIQEDFREEGHKENTDQTNLSSSSSSAMTPELVNPKIEYDPDEPVLIESPDPKIISTYTAQPHHSLHNNRLLPSSPPGERSPYSPTFSARHLIEMLARGEGPVPIVERDSPRFAPGLDGGAGSSRMDDGLSFVGSTMMETHSDWLGEDTGDSLVVQVKLHKCPFCPYTSKQKGILKRHIRSHTGERPFPCPLCGKRFTRQEHLRNHAFTVHKDCWPVPCKSCRRTFTGSAVTSGLKRYGLCDSCNCVTTTNEDSGHPVSHAEAGERPDGGADWSSFMDDVEEVEVGRVEDLVDRQLAGVCSDVGPV from the exons atggTGGATATGGAAGTCCCCTGTTACCTCCCCAAACTTGTGGCTGACCTGAACGAACAACGCAAACGGGATTTTTTCTGTGACTGCAGTATCCTGGTGGAGGGTCGTGTGTTCAAAGCTCATCGCAATGTGCTGTTTGCAGGCAGTGGATACTTCCGAGCTCTTCTGGTGCACTACATACAG gaCAGCGGTCAGCGCCACTGCACAGCCTCACTGGATATAGTCACGGCAGATGCTTTTTCAATTATCCTGGACTTTATGTACTCTGGTCGCTTAGACCTACACCGGAACAATGTCATCGAGGTGATGTCTGCAGCCAGTTACCTGCAGATGACAGACCTGGTGAACTTCTGTAAAGTGTATATCAACTCCTCTTTGGAAATATGCAacaaggagagggaaagaaatgCCACAGCGGAGCGGCAGTCAAAAGATAAAGCAGATTCTCAGACGGTGACGAACTCCACTGGCACAATGACTAGTGCGTCCCAAATGGAGGAGGACGACGCTGACCATGGGGCAGCTCAGAGTGGAACATCTGCTAAAACTCTCCCGGCTTTATCGCACAACAGCCCTGCAGGGTCCAGCCGAGAAGTGGACAGTAACTTCCATATTCAAGAAGATTTTCGAGAAGAAGGACACAAAGAAAATACAGATCAAACTaacctctcatcctcctcttcctctgctatGACCCCGGAGCTTGTAAACCCTAAGATAGAATATGACCCCGATGAACCAGTGCTTATAGAGTCACCTGACCCTAAAATTATATCCACATACACTGCCCAGCCTCATCACAGTCTTCATAACAACAGACTCCTCCCGTCATCGCCCCCTGGTGAGCGGTCTCCGTACAGTCCTACGTTCAGCGCTCGTCACTTGATAGAGATGCTGGCTCGAGGTGAAGGCCCTGTCCCCATTGTAGAGAGGGATAGTCCACGTTTTGCCCCGGGACTGGACGGGGGCGCGGGGAGCAGCAGAATGGACGATGGGTTGAGTTTTGTGGGATCGACCATGATGGAGACTCACAGTGACTGGCTGGGAGAGGACACAG gtgatAGCTTGGTAGTGCAGGTGAAACTCCACAAGTGCCCGTTCTGCCCCTACACGTCCAAACAAAAGGGGATTTTGAAGAGGCATATCCGCAGTCATACAGGGGAGCGTCCGTTTCCATGTCCATTGTGTGGTAAAAGGTTCACAAGACAAGAGCATCTGCGAAATCACGCGTTCACT GTTCACAAAGACTGCTGGCCCGTACCTTGCAAAAGCTGTAGGAGGACATTCACTGGATCGGCTGTGACTTCAGGTCTGAAGCGATATGGGCTCTGTGACAGCTGTAACTGCGTCACCACCACAAATGAAGACTCTGGGCATCCCGTCAGCCACGCAGAGGCGGGGGAGCGGCCAGACGGGGGCGCCGACTGGTCAAGTTTTATGGATgatgtggaggaggtggaggtgggccGAGTGGAGGACCTTGTGGACAGGCAGCTTGCAGGGGTCTGTTCAGACGTTGGCCCcgtgtaa